Proteins from a single region of Diaphorobacter limosus:
- a CDS encoding Bug family tripartite tricarboxylate transporter substrate binding protein, with the protein MKFLKTAGAVALLVASQFTHAQDWPTKSLTWIVPFAAGGPTDAMARDIADKVSRQIGQPIIIENTPGAGGTIGAAKAAKARADGYTFLVGHLGYMGAGPALYKKLNYDPVKDFEAVFRFPDTPLVMLVGKSSPYKSAGDLIAAAKAQPGKINFSNAGVGSTSHLIAALFAAKAGIDVTQVAYKGAAPAINDLIGGQVDAMFDQTNTALPQVQGGRLNAIALTSLTAMPQQFPSVAPLAEKALPGFEAATWYGLYAPKSTSKDVVQKMHQAYLKALTDKAWTTRMVGQGIQLLPEAQYAPDVFAKYTAAEVERWRKVVNDAKIQLD; encoded by the coding sequence ATGAAATTTCTCAAGACCGCCGGCGCCGTTGCCCTGCTCGTCGCATCCCAGTTCACCCATGCCCAGGACTGGCCCACCAAGAGCCTGACCTGGATCGTTCCCTTCGCCGCCGGGGGGCCGACGGACGCCATGGCGCGCGACATTGCGGACAAGGTCAGCCGGCAGATCGGCCAGCCCATCATCATCGAAAACACGCCCGGCGCGGGCGGCACCATTGGCGCGGCCAAGGCCGCCAAGGCGCGTGCGGACGGCTACACCTTTCTGGTGGGCCACTTGGGCTACATGGGCGCGGGCCCGGCGCTGTACAAGAAGCTGAACTACGACCCGGTCAAGGACTTCGAGGCCGTGTTCCGCTTCCCCGACACGCCCCTGGTGATGCTGGTGGGAAAGAGCTCGCCCTACAAGAGCGCCGGCGATCTGATCGCCGCAGCCAAGGCGCAGCCGGGCAAGATCAACTTCAGCAATGCCGGCGTGGGCTCCACCTCGCACCTGATCGCCGCGCTGTTTGCCGCCAAGGCCGGAATCGACGTCACACAGGTGGCCTACAAGGGTGCCGCGCCGGCCATCAACGACCTGATCGGCGGCCAGGTGGATGCCATGTTCGACCAGACCAATACCGCCCTGCCCCAGGTGCAGGGTGGGCGCCTCAATGCCATTGCATTGACCTCGCTCACGGCCATGCCCCAGCAGTTTCCCAGCGTTGCCCCGTTGGCCGAAAAGGCCTTGCCCGGTTTCGAGGCGGCCACCTGGTACGGCCTGTACGCCCCCAAAAGCACGTCCAAGGATGTGGTGCAGAAAATGCATCAGGCCTATCTGAAAGCATTGACCGACAAGGCATGGACTACGCGCATGGTGGGGCAAGGCATACAACTGCTGCCCGAAGCGCAATACGCGCCAGATGTCTTTGCCAAGTACACCGCCGCCGAAGTGGAGCGCTGGCGCAAGGTGGTGAACGACGCCAAGATCCAGCTCGATTGA
- a CDS encoding glutathione S-transferase family protein, which translates to MKLYTAHRAPNPRRVLMFIHEKAITGIELVPVDLNAGEHKGAAYRALNPVATVPTLELPDGRCLSETRAICSYLEGLQPEPNLMGRDFAERAFIEMHDRRVEWYWLLPIANCVRHTHPGLATLERPQFADFGRSQGEKVRERARWLDEQLAEHPWMAGERFTIADITAFCALEFARGLMKFDAGAEGFARLQAWRERMAERESARVF; encoded by the coding sequence ATGAAGCTCTACACCGCCCACCGCGCGCCCAATCCGCGTCGCGTGCTGATGTTCATCCACGAGAAGGCCATCACCGGCATCGAGCTGGTGCCCGTCGACCTGAACGCCGGCGAGCACAAGGGCGCCGCCTACCGTGCGCTCAACCCAGTGGCCACCGTGCCGACGCTGGAGCTGCCCGACGGCCGGTGCTTAAGCGAAACGCGCGCCATCTGCAGCTACCTGGAGGGCCTGCAGCCCGAACCCAACCTGATGGGCCGCGACTTTGCCGAGCGCGCCTTCATCGAAATGCACGACCGGCGCGTGGAGTGGTACTGGCTGCTACCGATTGCCAACTGCGTGCGCCACACCCACCCCGGCCTGGCAACGCTGGAGCGCCCGCAGTTCGCCGACTTTGGCCGGTCGCAGGGCGAGAAGGTGCGCGAGCGCGCGCGCTGGCTCGACGAGCAGCTGGCAGAGCATCCCTGGATGGCCGGCGAGCGCTTCACAATTGCCGACATCACCGCCTTTTGCGCGCTGGAATTTGCCCGCGGGTTGATGAAGTTCGACGCCGGCGCCGAGGGCTTTGCCCGGCTGCAGGCCTGGCGCGAGCGCATGGCCGAACGCGAGAGCGCCAGGGTGTTTTAG
- a CDS encoding nucleoside deaminase, with translation MPSHTELLRLAVDLAHANRQRGGRPFGAVLARDGEVIATGINDIVHTHDPSAHAEMQALRAGTRRQASPSLAGCTLYASGHPCPMCLAALLMAGCGQVFYAFDNQDATPYGLSNEGWYRCLRLPLVPPPLPLSRLDTGISAAQLYGDTPWPQA, from the coding sequence ATGCCATCCCATACCGAGTTGCTACGCCTGGCGGTCGATCTGGCCCATGCCAACCGCCAGCGTGGTGGGCGGCCGTTTGGCGCCGTGCTGGCGCGCGATGGCGAGGTGATCGCCACCGGCATCAATGACATCGTGCACACCCATGATCCCAGTGCCCATGCCGAGATGCAGGCACTGCGCGCCGGCACCCGGCGCCAGGCCAGCCCCAGCCTGGCGGGCTGCACCCTGTACGCCAGCGGCCACCCCTGCCCGATGTGTCTGGCGGCGCTGCTGATGGCCGGCTGCGGGCAGGTGTTCTACGCTTTCGACAACCAGGACGCCACGCCCTACGGGCTGTCCAACGAGGGCTGGTACCGCTGCTTGCGCCTGCCGTTGGTGCCGCCTCCCCTGCCGCTGTCGCGGCTGGACACCGGTATCAGCGCCGCCCAACTGTATGGCGACACGCCCTGGCCCCAGGCGTGA
- a CDS encoding alpha-hydroxy acid oxidase — translation MADLSKMTCIEDLRQVAECRVPRMFYDYADSGSWTEGTYRANESDFHAIQFRQRVAVNMEGRSTATTMVGQQTSMPVCIAPVGLTGMQHADGEIHAARAAEKFGIPFTLSTMSICSIEDIAEHTSAPFWFQLYMMRDRDAMARMIQRAKDAKCSALVLTLDLQVIGQRHKDIKNGLSAPPRPTLKNIINLMTKPRWCLGMAGTRRHTFRNLVGHVKGVSDMNSLAAWTNEQFDPRLSWEDVRWVKQQWGGKLILKGIMEVEDALLAANNGADAIVVSNHGGRQLDGAPSSIAALPAIVEAVGDKLEVWMDGGIRSGQDVLRAWALGAKGTMIGRAMVYGLGAFGEAGVTKALQIIHKELDVSMAFCGHTNLQNVDRSILVPGTYPTA, via the coding sequence ATGGCCGATCTTTCCAAAATGACCTGCATCGAAGACCTGCGCCAGGTCGCAGAATGCCGCGTGCCGCGCATGTTCTACGACTACGCCGACTCCGGCTCGTGGACCGAGGGCACTTACCGCGCCAACGAAAGCGACTTCCACGCCATCCAGTTCCGCCAGCGCGTGGCCGTCAACATGGAAGGGCGCAGCACCGCCACCACCATGGTCGGCCAGCAGACCAGCATGCCGGTGTGCATCGCCCCCGTGGGCCTGACCGGCATGCAGCACGCCGACGGCGAGATCCACGCCGCGCGCGCGGCCGAGAAGTTCGGCATACCGTTCACCCTGTCAACCATGAGCATCTGCTCGATCGAGGACATTGCCGAGCACACCAGCGCGCCGTTCTGGTTCCAGCTCTACATGATGCGCGACCGCGACGCCATGGCGCGCATGATCCAGCGCGCCAAAGACGCCAAGTGCAGCGCCCTGGTGCTCACGCTCGACCTGCAGGTGATAGGCCAGCGTCACAAGGACATCAAGAACGGATTGAGCGCGCCGCCGCGCCCCACCCTCAAGAACATCATCAACCTGATGACCAAGCCGCGCTGGTGCCTTGGCATGGCCGGCACGCGCCGCCACACCTTCCGCAACCTGGTGGGGCATGTGAAGGGCGTGTCGGACATGAACTCGCTGGCCGCCTGGACGAATGAGCAGTTCGACCCGCGCCTGTCCTGGGAGGACGTGCGCTGGGTCAAGCAGCAGTGGGGCGGCAAGCTGATCCTGAAAGGCATCATGGAGGTGGAAGACGCGCTGCTGGCCGCCAATAACGGCGCCGACGCCATCGTCGTCAGCAACCACGGCGGTCGCCAGCTCGACGGCGCGCCCTCGTCCATCGCCGCGCTGCCGGCGATTGTGGAAGCCGTGGGCGACAAGCTGGAGGTGTGGATGGACGGCGGCATCCGTAGCGGCCAGGACGTGCTGCGCGCCTGGGCGCTTGGAGCGAAGGGCACCATGATCGGCCGCGCCATGGTCTACGGCCTGGGCGCCTTTGGCGAGGCCGGCGTGACCAAGGCCCTGCAAATCATCCACAAGGAGCTGGACGTGAGCATGGCCTTCTGTGGCCATACCAATCTGCAGAACGTGGACCGCTCCATCCTGGTGCCGGGCACCTACCCGACGGCGTGA
- a CDS encoding fumarate hydratase, whose product MTRIAQEDLVDSLAQAFQFISHHHPPDFVRALRRALATETHAPARAAIEQLLVNSRLAALGRRPVCQDTGVGQVFLRVGCGVQFFRRDGAQPWGLQAVADEGVRRAYRDPVNPLRATMVDDPLGRRRNTRDNTPAAVHCEIVEGEALEVLVVAKGGGGDVKARFATLEPSDSVADWVIAQLPGMGAGWCPPGTLGIGIGGTPEQAMLLAKLSLFDPIDMDLLRSRGAQGVEEALRLEVYQRANALGIGAQGLGGTSTVLDVKLRTAPCHAATIPVALIPNCAATRYVRFMLDGNGPARIDEPPPSLWDGIPDRFDLPDAERVNLDHLSADTVRQWRIGQTLLLSGRVLTARDAAHKRLVDLLARGAALPVDLRGRVVYYVGPVDAVGDEAVGPAGPTTATRMDRFVEPLMAQAGLLAMIGKAERGSAAIAAIARHGGAYLSATGGAAYLLSRAIQSARLLAFEDLGMEAIYEFELVDFPVTVAVDSRGRTIHSFIQTRAASQRQAPP is encoded by the coding sequence ATGACCCGCATCGCGCAGGAAGACCTGGTGGACAGCCTGGCACAGGCCTTCCAGTTCATCAGCCACCACCACCCGCCCGACTTCGTGCGCGCGCTGCGCCGGGCACTGGCCACCGAGACCCATGCGCCGGCGCGTGCCGCCATCGAGCAACTGCTGGTCAACAGCCGCCTCGCCGCCCTGGGGCGGCGGCCCGTATGCCAGGACACCGGCGTGGGCCAGGTGTTCCTGCGCGTGGGCTGTGGCGTGCAGTTTTTTCGGCGCGATGGTGCGCAGCCCTGGGGCCTGCAGGCGGTGGCCGACGAAGGCGTGCGCCGTGCCTACCGCGATCCGGTCAATCCGCTGCGCGCCACCATGGTGGACGATCCGCTGGGCCGGCGGCGCAACACGCGTGACAACACTCCCGCCGCCGTGCACTGCGAAATCGTCGAGGGTGAGGCGCTGGAGGTACTGGTCGTGGCCAAGGGCGGTGGTGGTGATGTGAAGGCGCGCTTTGCCACGCTGGAGCCCAGCGACAGCGTGGCCGACTGGGTCATCGCGCAGTTGCCGGGCATGGGCGCCGGCTGGTGCCCGCCCGGCACCCTGGGCATAGGCATAGGCGGCACGCCGGAGCAGGCCATGCTGCTGGCCAAGCTGTCGCTGTTCGATCCCATCGACATGGATCTGCTGCGCTCGCGCGGCGCCCAGGGCGTCGAGGAGGCCCTGCGGCTTGAGGTGTACCAGCGCGCCAACGCTCTGGGCATAGGTGCGCAGGGCCTGGGCGGAACGTCCACCGTGCTCGACGTGAAGCTGCGCACGGCGCCCTGCCATGCGGCCACGATTCCCGTGGCACTGATTCCCAATTGCGCCGCCACCCGCTATGTACGCTTCATGCTCGACGGCAACGGGCCGGCACGTATCGACGAGCCTCCACCCAGCCTTTGGGACGGCATCCCCGACCGGTTCGACTTGCCCGATGCCGAGCGTGTGAATCTGGATCATCTGAGCGCTGACACCGTACGCCAGTGGCGCATTGGCCAGACTCTGCTGCTGTCGGGGCGCGTGCTCACCGCCCGCGACGCGGCACACAAGCGCCTCGTGGATCTACTCGCTCGCGGCGCGGCACTGCCGGTGGACCTGCGCGGCAGGGTGGTCTATTACGTGGGCCCGGTGGACGCGGTGGGTGACGAAGCAGTGGGCCCCGCAGGGCCGACCACCGCCACGCGCATGGATCGCTTTGTCGAGCCCCTGATGGCGCAGGCCGGTTTGCTGGCCATGATCGGCAAGGCCGAGCGCGGATCTGCCGCCATCGCCGCCATTGCCCGCCACGGCGGTGCCTATCTCAGCGCCACGGGCGGCGCCGCCTATCTGTTGTCCAGGGCTATTCAATCCGCTCGCTTGCTGGCCTTCGAGGACTTGGGCATGGAAGCCATCTATGAGTTTGAGTTGGTGGACTTCCCAGTCACCGTGGCGGTGGACAGCCGGGGGCGAACCATTCATTCGTTTATACAAACGAGAGCAGCGTCACAACGCCAGGCCCCCCCATGA
- a CDS encoding glutathione S-transferase family protein produces MITLYTAATPNGHKVSIALEELGLPYRLQVLDLSAGEQKRPEFLAINPNGRIPAIVDHDAGDFAVFESGAILVYLAEKTGRLMPQDAPGRSRVLQWLMFQMGGVGPMMGQANVFYRYFPEKIQPAIDRYQAEGRRLFEVLDGYLAQHEWLAGDYSIADIANWAWVRTHRWSGISIDRLDHLRRWRDAIRARPAVQRGLLQPPAKMDLERDGEAGAQAFAEQARGMVITGQQDKP; encoded by the coding sequence ATGATCACCCTCTACACCGCCGCCACGCCCAACGGGCACAAGGTCTCGATCGCGCTGGAAGAACTGGGCCTGCCCTACCGCCTGCAGGTGCTGGATTTATCCGCCGGCGAGCAAAAGCGCCCAGAGTTTCTGGCCATCAACCCCAACGGCCGCATCCCGGCCATCGTCGACCACGATGCCGGCGACTTTGCCGTGTTCGAGTCCGGCGCCATCCTGGTCTACCTGGCCGAGAAGACCGGCCGCCTCATGCCTCAGGACGCGCCGGGCCGCTCGCGCGTGCTGCAGTGGCTGATGTTCCAGATGGGCGGCGTCGGCCCCATGATGGGTCAGGCGAATGTGTTCTACCGCTACTTCCCCGAGAAGATACAGCCGGCCATAGACCGCTACCAGGCCGAGGGCCGGCGCCTGTTCGAGGTGCTCGACGGCTACCTGGCGCAGCACGAATGGCTGGCCGGCGACTACTCGATTGCCGACATCGCCAACTGGGCCTGGGTGCGCACGCACCGCTGGTCGGGCATCTCCATCGACAGACTTGATCATCTGCGCCGCTGGCGCGATGCCATCCGCGCACGCCCTGCCGTGCAGCGCGGCCTGCTGCAGCCGCCGGCCAAGATGGACCTGGAGCGCGACGGCGAGGCCGGCGCCCAGGCCTTTGCCGAGCAGGCGCGCGGCATGGTCATCACCGGACAACAGGACAAGCCATGA